ACCGCAGAGTCAGGTGCGAATCAGGGCCGCGGCGTGTTGGGCGAGGGCCGGGGCCATCTGGATGCCGTAGCCCGCCTGGCCGACGTACCAGAAGAAGCCGTCGGCCTTCGCGTCCCAACGGGTGACGGGGTTGCCGTCGGGGGCGAAGGTGCGCAGGCCGGCCCAGGCGGTGCGCACGCTGCGCAGACCCAGCGTCGTGACGTCGTTGACGGACTCGATGGCGCGGGCGATCTCGAGCTCATCGGGCTTGGGGTCACCGGGCTCGTGCAAGGTGGCGTCCTGCGGCGAGCAGAGCACCGCACCTCCCTCGGCCTTGAAGTAGAAGCCGTCGTCGATCCCCGCGGTGAACGGCACACCCTCGAGCGAGACGGTCGTCGGCGACTGGAAGAGCGTGCGGCGGCGCGGCTCGAGCCGAAGCCGCTCGGCGCCGAACAGGGAGCCCACCACGTCGCCCCAAGCGCCCGAGGCGTTCACGACGACGTCGGCGCGGAACACGTCACCCGAGGTCGTGGTGACGACCCACTCCCCCGCGTCCCGCAGCGCCGACGCGACGCGAGCGGACGTGGCGACGGTGCCGCCCCGGGCGCGGAAGGCGCGGGTGTAGGCGTGGTGCAGTCCCATGACGTCGAGGTCCAGGGCGGTCTCGTCCCAGGCCGCGACCGCGATGGCACCGGGCCGCAGCACCGGACACAGCCGTTCGGCCTCGGCACCGTCGACCAGCTCGGCCGCCGTCTCGGCCACGAGCCGGTGGACCTCCGCGTCGCGGCCATTGACGCCCAGCCACAGACACGACATCGGTGACGCGACGGGGCCGTCGATGTCGAACGGCGGGTCGATCAGGTAGTCGTGACTCGCGGTGGTGAACTCGCGCACCACCGGCGGGCCGTACGAGCCGATCCAGGTCGCGGCCGAACGACCTGTCGTGTGCAGGCCGAGGGACTTCTCGGCCTCGAGCAGCAGGACCTCGCGGTCCGCGGCCAGCTCGTACGCGATGGCCAGACCCGAGATCCCGCCCCCGATGACGATGACGTCCATCGACACATCATGGCCGACACCGGGGCCACCCGTCCGGAAACCGCGACCCGCGTCAGACGACCTCGGCGCGTGCCGCCGGCAGGTCGGCGGTGCGGACCCAGATCATGTCCTCGTCGAGGTCGGTGTGCTTGGCGTCCCACGTGTCGAGGAACCAGTTCTGGCGCACCTTCCACGGCGTGCGGGCACCCGACCTCGGCAGCAGTTCGTCGGCACGGGCGATGTAGCCCGAGTTGAGGTCCAACAGGCGCTCGTCGTGACCGAAGTCGGCCGCCGGATCCGGGATCCCGTAGGCGTAGCCGTTCGCATCGAGGTGGTTGAGGTAGTCCGCGACGTACTTCCACGTCAGGTCGGCGCGCAGCGTCCAGGAGGCGTTCGTGTACCCGACGCACCAGGCGAGGTTCGGCACGCCACTGAACATCTGGCCCTTGTACGTGTAGAGCTCGTGCGGGTCGACCTTGGTGCCGTCGATCGTCACGTCGATCTGACCCAGGGCGACCAGCTTGAGCCCGGTCGCGGTCACCACGATGTCGGCGTCGAGGTGCTCACCGGACTGCAGCGCGATGCCCTTCGGCGTGAACTCGGTGATGCGGTCGGTGACGATGTCGGCCTTGCCCGCGCGCACCGCCTTGTAGAGGTCGCCGCCGGGTACGACGCACAACCGCTGGTCCCAGGGCTTGTACGGCGGCTTGAGGCTGGCGCGGTCGACGCCGGGCATCGACTTGCCGGTCAGGCCGAGCAGGATCGCGCGGGCGACCCGCGGGAACGCGCGGCAGAACATGTAGAAGCCGACCGTCATCACGGCGTAGCGGAGCCGGGCGACGTTGTGGACGAGCTGCTTGGGCAGGAAGCGCTTCGCGACGTTGGCGACGGGGTCGCTGCCCGGCTGACTCAGCACGTACGTCGGGGTGCGCTGGAGCATCGTGACCTTGGCGGCGTCCTGCGCCATCGACGGCAAGAGCGTGATCGCGGTGGCGCCGGAGCCGATGACGACGACGTTCTTGCCGGCGTGGTCGAGGTCCTCGGGCCAGAACTGAGGATGGACCAACTCGCCCTCATAGGACTCCAGACCCGGGAAGTCGGGGGTGTATCCCTCGTCGTAGCTGTAGTAGCCGCTGCACAGGTAGAGGAAGTTGGCGGTGATCGTCTCGGTCGAGCCGTCGGCCAGGGTGCTGGAGACCGTCCACGTGGCGGTGTCGCTGGACCAGTCGGCCGTGGCCACGCGCCGCCCGAAGCGGATCTTCTCAGCGATGCCGTGCTTCGCGGCGGTGGTCTCGAGGTACTGGCGGATGTCAGCACCGTCGGCGATGGCCTTGGGGTGCGTCCACGGCTCGAACGGGAAGCTGAGCGTGTACATGTCGGAGTCCGAGCGCACGCCGGGGTACCGGAACAGGTCCCACGTGCCGCCGATCGCGTCGCGCTGCTCGAGCACGGCGTAGGTCCGGCCCGGGGCACGCTCCTGCAGGCGGTAGGCGGCTCCGATTCCCGAGAGGCCGGCACCGACGATGAGGACGTCGACATGATCGGTCATTGCACACTCCTATGTGACATTGGTGATGTCACATTAACAGCAGTTGTGGCCCGCGTCACTGGTCTGAGCCAGGCCGTGGATTCGCGTCTCTGGGCCGATGACCTCCGGCCGTCTAGGATTTGCCCCATGACCGCTGTTGCCTCGGCCGCGCCCGCCCCCGCGCCTGCCGATGACGAGACGCCCGGCTCGGACCGGGGCCTCGGGATCTTCCTGGCCATCTCGGGCGCCATCGCGCTGTGGTCCTCGCTGACCCTGACCTACGACAAGATCGCACTGCTGCAGGCCGAGACCGAGGGCAAGACCAAGGAGCTGAGCTGCAGCCTGTCCGCTTTCGTCGACTGCAGCGAGGTCGTGTCGTCCAACCAGTCCGAGGTGTTCGGCTTCCCGAACACCTTCATCGGCGCAGTGGCGTTCGCCGTCGTGGTGACCCTCGGCGTGCTGCTGGCCAGCGGGGTGGCGCTGCCCCGTTGGATCTGGGGCGGTCTGCAGGTCGGCGTGCTGTTCGGCATCGGCTTCGTGACCTGGCTGCAATACCAAGCCATCTGGGAGATCGGCGTCCTCTGCCCCTGGTGCATGGTCGTCTGGGCCATGATGATCCCGATGTTCGTCGCCGTCACGGCGCGCGTCACCGGGAACCGCTTCCTCAAGAACTGGACCGTCCTGATCTCGGCCCTGTGGATCATCGCCGTCGTCGCAGTCATCTGGTTCGAGTTCGGCGAGACGCTCTGGGCCCCTCGCTGAGGCCATGACGAAGGCCCGGCCGGGAAACCGGCCGGGCCTTCGTCATCTGGCGCTACTTCTTGGCGATCTTCTTGTACTTGGAGTACCGCGCCACGGTCTTGTAACCGGACTTCGTCCCCGTGACTCGGACGCGGATCTTCTTGCCGCGGTACTTCTTGGGCACCTTGTAGGACGACTTCGTCGCACCCTTGATCGCCTTCGATCCGACGTACCACCGGTAGGTGTACCTCACCGGCGCCGGCCCCCAGTAGCCAGGCGA
Above is a window of Aeromicrobium senzhongii DNA encoding:
- a CDS encoding flavin-containing monooxygenase, whose product is MTDHVDVLIVGAGLSGIGAAYRLQERAPGRTYAVLEQRDAIGGTWDLFRYPGVRSDSDMYTLSFPFEPWTHPKAIADGADIRQYLETTAAKHGIAEKIRFGRRVATADWSSDTATWTVSSTLADGSTETITANFLYLCSGYYSYDEGYTPDFPGLESYEGELVHPQFWPEDLDHAGKNVVVIGSGATAITLLPSMAQDAAKVTMLQRTPTYVLSQPGSDPVANVAKRFLPKQLVHNVARLRYAVMTVGFYMFCRAFPRVARAILLGLTGKSMPGVDRASLKPPYKPWDQRLCVVPGGDLYKAVRAGKADIVTDRITEFTPKGIALQSGEHLDADIVVTATGLKLVALGQIDVTIDGTKVDPHELYTYKGQMFSGVPNLAWCVGYTNASWTLRADLTWKYVADYLNHLDANGYAYGIPDPAADFGHDERLLDLNSGYIARADELLPRSGARTPWKVRQNWFLDTWDAKHTDLDEDMIWVRTADLPAARAEVV
- a CDS encoding vitamin K epoxide reductase family protein yields the protein MTAVASAAPAPAPADDETPGSDRGLGIFLAISGAIALWSSLTLTYDKIALLQAETEGKTKELSCSLSAFVDCSEVVSSNQSEVFGFPNTFIGAVAFAVVVTLGVLLASGVALPRWIWGGLQVGVLFGIGFVTWLQYQAIWEIGVLCPWCMVVWAMMIPMFVAVTARVTGNRFLKNWTVLISALWIIAVVAVIWFEFGETLWAPR
- a CDS encoding NAD(P)/FAD-dependent oxidoreductase yields the protein MDVIVIGGGISGLAIAYELAADREVLLLEAEKSLGLHTTGRSAATWIGSYGPPVVREFTTASHDYLIDPPFDIDGPVASPMSCLWLGVNGRDAEVHRLVAETAAELVDGAEAERLCPVLRPGAIAVAAWDETALDLDVMGLHHAYTRAFRARGGTVATSARVASALRDAGEWVVTTTSGDVFRADVVVNASGAWGDVVGSLFGAERLRLEPRRRTLFQSPTTVSLEGVPFTAGIDDGFYFKAEGGAVLCSPQDATLHEPGDPKPDELEIARAIESVNDVTTLGLRSVRTAWAGLRTFAPDGNPVTRWDAKADGFFWYVGQAGYGIQMAPALAQHAAALIRT